A stretch of Lactuca sativa cultivar Salinas chromosome 6, Lsat_Salinas_v11, whole genome shotgun sequence DNA encodes these proteins:
- the LOC111918110 gene encoding transcription factor bHLH71, which yields MGLETLSSNNELLNLIIYNTATPFSFHETTTFHNHHPPPMEIITYNFPSPTAAQPHSSMENDQKSAVEGVGRKKKRRKKGRVSKNKEEAETQRMTHIAVERNRRKQMNHHLSVLRSLMPESYVQRGDQASIVGGAIEFVKELEHLLQSLEAQKFRLTQQGDAIIHDQNSNFATNPTQGRDIPQLPLHFYKLFSYPQNSSQYPNKYTSKHKATIADIEVNLIHSHANLRIVLQKRLTPLSKMVVFLQKSRLSVLHLNITTLDPLVLYSISLKVEEGCWLNSADQIAGAVHQILALIEEEAILCIDTK from the exons atggGGTTGGAAACACTTTCATCTAATAATGAACTCCTCAACTTGATAATCTATAACACCGCAACCCCTTTTAGCTTCCATGAAACCACTACCTTCCACAACCACCACCCTCCTCCCATGGAAATTATCACCTATAATTTTCCATCCCCAACAGCCGCGCAACCACACAGCAGCATGGAAAACGATCAAAAGTCAGCCGTAGAAGGTGtagggaggaagaagaagaggaggaagaaggGTAGGGTGTCTAAAAACAAAGAAGAAGCAGAGACTCAAAGAATGACTCACATTGCCGTCGAGAGAAATCGCCGGAAACAAATGAACCACCATCTCTCCGTCTTGCGTTCTCTCATGCCGGAATCTTACGTCCAAAGG GGTGATCAAGCTTCAATAGTTGGTGGTGCGATAGAATTTGTGAAGGAGCTTGAACACCTGTTGCAATCACTTGAAGCCCAAAAGTTTCGCTTAACTCAACAAGGAGATGCAATCATTCATGACCAAAATAGTAATTTTGCCACTAATCCTACCCAAGGACGTGACATACCACAACTGCCCCTCCATTTTTACAAACTTTTCTCGTACCCACAAAACTCGTCTCAGTATCCCAACAAGTATACTTCAAAGCACAAGGCAACCATTGCAGATATCGAGGTCAATTTGATCCACTCACATGCCAATCTTCGAATCGTATTGCAGAAAAGGTTAACTCCACTCTCGAAAATGGTTGTTTTCTTGCAAAAATCTCGACTTTCCGTACTCCACCTCAATATCACCACCTTAGACCCGTTGGTGCTCTACTCCATCAGTCTTAAG GTAGAAGAAGGATGCTGGCTAAATTCAGCAGATCAAATAGCAGGTGCTGTTCACCAGATTCTTGCACTTATTGAGGAGGAAGCTATTCTGTGTATTGACACAAAATAA